The following coding sequences are from one Musa acuminata AAA Group cultivar baxijiao chromosome BXJ1-6, Cavendish_Baxijiao_AAA, whole genome shotgun sequence window:
- the LOC135677848 gene encoding SH3 domain-containing protein 3-like, whose translation MDPLRTMVTDGTLENAQNLAQQYNRVRHEAETLAAEVSKRQSRVRGTSILENTAKVQSSEAKMYELKANMTLLGKEAATVLVAVESQQQRQSTQRLASLVEAEKLFHLRLAAILDDVEAEMITEKQRKVSALPSAPFHKCSEKTLYFLAEVS comes from the exons ATGGACCCATTGAGAACAATGGTTACTGATGGCACTCTGGAAAATGCACAAAATCTTGCTCAACAGTACAACCGCGTGAGACATGAAGCTGAGACCCTG GCAGCAGAAGTTTCAAAAAGGCAATCTCGAGTAAGAGGAACTTCCATTCTTGAAAACACTGCAAAAGTTCAATCATCTGAAGCTAAAATGTATGAACTCAAAGCAAACATGACACTGCTAGGAAAGGAAGCTGCCACTGTTCTAGTTGCTGTTGAATCACAACAACAAAGACAGTCAACTCAgcgccttgctagtttg GTGGAGGCAGAAAAATTGTTCCATTTAAGACTAGCTGCTATACTTGATGATGTTGAAGCTGAG ATGATCACTGAAAAGCAGAGAAAAGTGTCTGCTCTTCCTTCTGCTCCATTCCATAAATGCTCTGAGAAAACCTTATACTTTCTTGCTGAGGTAAGTTAA